The sequence CCCGGCTTGGCGTCCGTGCTGTGAAACTGGTCGAAGCCGGAACCGCGCTGCCCGACATTATCAGTCAACTGGAGGCCGGCGATCCGTCATTCGCCTACCGGCAGATGGGTATCATGCGCCCAAACGGCGAGTGGATTGTGCACACGGGCGCCAGCAACACGGCATTCGCGGGGCATTGCGTCGGCATCGACTGCGTCGCGCTTGGTAACATTGTGGCGCATGCCGGCGTACTGCATGCCATGGTGGAAACCTACGAAGACACGTCGGGCGACATGGCCGGGCACATCCTGGGCGCGCTGGAGGCGGGTCGCGACGCCGGCGGCCAGACACGCGACGGGCGTCACCTCGCCGAACGCTCGGCGTACATCCGCGTCGTGTACGGCGACGACTTGTCGGACCTCGACCTGCGTGTGGACGTACACGCCGAGGCGATCGCGGAGATGCGACGGCAACTGGCAATCTACCGCCCCTATGTCGAACTGCGCCGCCTGATCGCGCGCGATCCGGTCAACCGGCCCGACAGCGTGGCCTGGGAACGTGAGCACCTGACCGCCACCGCGCCGCCGCAGTATGCAGACTAAAGCGTTTTTCGGAATGATCTGATACGGCGCCTTTGAGCGTCATTGTGAGCCCCCGCAGGGGGGTTGCGGTCGCCCAGTACTGGGCCGGGGCAAGCCTAATTG is a genomic window of Chloroflexota bacterium containing:
- a CDS encoding DUF1028 domain-containing protein; the protein is MTYTILARSPDGRQTGIGIATVSFGVGGACPYVAADGTVIVSQAFTWPRLGVRAVKLVEAGTALPDIISQLEAGDPSFAYRQMGIMRPNGEWIVHTGASNTAFAGHCVGIDCVALGNIVAHAGVLHAMVETYEDTSGDMAGHILGALEAGRDAGGQTRDGRHLAERSAYIRVVYGDDLSDLDLRVDVHAEAIAEMRRQLAIYRPYVELRRLIARDPVNRPDSVAWEREHLTATAPPQYAD